A window from Branchiostoma lanceolatum isolate klBraLanc5 chromosome 9, klBraLanc5.hap2, whole genome shotgun sequence encodes these proteins:
- the LOC136442753 gene encoding uncharacterized protein isoform X2, giving the protein MAAYGLLVALLFTEASRVLADDLCEWDGNYKTCYGDFAYCCGLHEFECCDDGYYVYSAWWFWLIWVFLIIFIMACSYVVRRRCLATHTGTVIIQRTTAPPPTVYGATYGTQPHQYNATTPPLYQNQSDKQPLLH; this is encoded by the exons atggcggcctacgGGCTTCTCGTCGCTTTGCTGTTTACCGAGGCTTCCCGGGTACTG GCTGACGACCTCTGCGAATGGGACGGCAACTATAAAACCTGCTACG GTGATTTTGCATACTGCTGCGGACTACACGAGTTTGAATGTTGCGACGACGGCTACTATGTGTACAGCGCTTGgt GGTTCTGGCTGATTTGGGTGTTTCTGATCATCTTCATCATGGCTTGTAGTTATGTTGTGCGGAGGCGCTGCCTAGCGACCCATACCGGTACTGTTATCATCCAAAGGACCACCGCGCCACCACCAACGGTCTATGGGGCAACCTACGGTACACAACCTCATCAGTACAACGCCACTACACCACCTCTGTACCAAAACCAG TCAGATAAGCAACCACTCTTGCACTAG
- the LOC136442751 gene encoding death domain-associated protein 6-like has product MADGGEGVEIVVLSSDTEEKRLKSEPHANGTSPDSAAVKSEPTGGDCGVKSASKLSLKRKREISGTSDNGENSSEPGSVCAPNSDVLPTSSGPVEMVNLPSSSSEAQVQTKSDAVINSARAESAKKSFSEFVQLCSTLTKDKDVLKFLQKRFQAADSVYLSSQAFLDFLTKRSEKLKESGKKEVFVHMKAVIDNLKANKKCESGSEKGKGKRRRKGDQSGQDSSTEFSDTSDSSSAKRFKLDQLGLDETTSKGDKTKQNGVGGERNGQGKSEDDTGIDTEGSAVPSKEPLVSDQGKTSSAEDNPNNSSGDTETGQGAQASSSNGDAAESDRKAKKRQKQIRRLEKLLAIVSKEIKRLEAKEVSLDDLDDEDSTYIQEDRLKKRFNTIWNKLCELKGEEMVTGREVERTIKFKGTRFPEVNRRIMKFLRRIDAFPDFHDILAIIQKTNRKENLRLPPRHVHDLAKEAFTEIGDKFQRRRQRDLVQNFGSYLTDSFDPTSDPAKEDAELQQKLRDNRMHGKRRLDEVLEKYTRKQYEMHLDGETAQGSDTEDPPVRGEADVETEEDLDEDEMEDEEQLENSQVIEKVLEKADSEEEESMREITVVKPRKARKRFFPAFPDSDEGVGEDGTRAGIEGGSPVTFHQGSRCGDLLGETSGIGRVVCRTVDD; this is encoded by the exons ATGGCGGACGGAGGGGAAGGTGTAGAAATTGTCGTCCTGTCGTCTGACACTGAGGAAAAACGTCTGAAATCCGAACCGCACGCCAATGGCACCTCGCCCGACAGTGCAGCCGTTAAATCTGAACCTACTGGCGGTGACTGTGGCGTGAAATCTGCTTCCAAACTCTCTCTGAAGAGAAAGCGCGAGATTTCGGGCACATCAGACAATGGCGAGAACAGCTCTGAACCTGGGTCCGTTTGCGCGCCAAACTCGGACGTTCTCCCAACATCGTCTGGTCCAGTCGAGATG GTTAacttaccatcatcatcatcagaggCTCAGGTGCAGACAAAATCTGATGCAGTCATCAACAGCGCACGTGCTGAATCCGCCAAGAAGTCATTTAGCGAG TTTGTTCAGCTGTGCTCAACCCTGACGAAAGACAAAGATGTCCTGAAGTTCCTGCAGAAAAGGTTCCAAGCCGCTGACTCCGTTTACCTTTCTTCCCAGGCCTTCCTCGACTTCCTAACCAAACGGAGCGAGAAACTGAAAGAAAGCGGGAAAAAAGAAGTCTTTGTACACATGAAGGCTGTGATTGATAACCTGAAGGCAAACAAGAAGTGTGAATCAGGCTCAGAAAAAGGCAAAGGGAAGAGGAGAAGGAAAGGGGATCAGTCTGGCCAAGACTCCAGCACCGAGTTCTCTGACACAAGCGACAGCAGCTCTGCAAAAAGGTTTAAGCTTGACCAATTAGGTCTTGACGAAACAACAAGTAAAGGCGACAAGACCAAGCAAAATGGTGTTGGTGGCGAAAGGAATGGTCAAGGCAAGAGTGAAGACGATACAGGTATAGACACTGAAGGAAGCGCTGTCCCTTCAAAAGAGCCCCTTGTGTCTGACCAAGGAAAAACATCCTCTGCAGAAGACAACCCCAACAATAGCTCAGGTGACACGGAGACGGGACAAGGTGCACAAGCCTCCTCAAGCAACGGAGATGCGGCAGAATCTGACAGAAAGGCCAAGAAAAGGCAGAAGCAGATTCGTAGACTTGAAAAGCTGCTAGCCATCGTTTCCAAGGAGATCAAACGTCTTGAAGCAAAAGAAGTATCCCTCGATGACTTAGACGACGAAGACTCAACGTACATCCAGGAAGACAGGCTGAAGAAGAGGTTCAACACCATCTGGAACAAACTTTGTGAACTCAAAGGAGAAGAAATGGTCACGGGAAGGGAAGTAGAAAGGACGATAAAGTTCAAAGGCACCAGGTTTCCAGAGGTGAACCGACGGATCATGAAATTCCTCAGGCGCATTGACGCATTCCCCGATTTCCATGACATTCTGGCAATAATCCAAAAGACCAACAGGAAAGAGAATCTCCGTTTACCACCTAGGCATGTACACGACCTTGCAAAGGAAGCCTTCACAGAAATCGGGGACAAGTTCCAAAGAAGAAGGCAGCGAGACCTTGTACAAAACTTTGGTTCTTACCTGACTGATAGCTTTGATCCGACAAGCGATCCCGCTAAAGAGGACGCAGAGCTCCAGCAAAAGCTACGAGACAACAGGATGCACGGGAAGCGAAGGTTAGACGAGGTGTTAGAAAAATACACGAGGAAGCAGTATGAGATGCACCTCGATGGGGAGACTGCACAAGGTAGCGACACCGAAGACCCTCCAGTCCGCGGGGAGGCCGACGTTGAAACGGAAGAAGATTTAGACGAGGATGAAATGGAGGATGAAGAGCAGCTTGAAAACAGTCAGGTAATTGAGAAAGTTTTAGAGAAAGCCGATTCTGAGGAGGAAGAATCTATGAGAGAGATCACGGTTGTGAAACCTCGTAAAGCTCGGAAACGCTTCTTCCCCGCATTTCCTGACAGTGACGAAGGGGTTGGAGAAGATGGAACGAGGGCCGGGATAGAGGGAGGGTCTCCTGTCACTTTCCACCAGGGAAGCCGCTGCGGGGACTTGCTGGGAGAAACCAGTGGTATAGGTAGGGTAGTTTGCAGGACTGTAGATGATTGA
- the LOC136442752 gene encoding calcium load-activated calcium channel, translating to MLADTLLIVFISICTALLAEGITWLLVYRTEKYQKLKSEVEKQSKKLEKRKEAIGEAIDKTQKRKLEKQEEKLKNNNRDLSLVKMKSMFAIGFCFTALMSMFNSIFDGRVVAKLPFLPFSLLQGLSHRNLMGEDYTDCSFIFLYILCTMSIRQNIQKMLGFAPSRAANKQAGGFLGPPPQPPK from the exons ATGCTTGCCGATACGCTTCTTATAGTTTTCATATCCATATGCACAGCCTTGTTGGCTGAAG GCATCACATGGCTTCTGGTGTACAGAACAGAGAAGTACCAAAAACTCAAGTCAGAAGTGGAAAAACAGAGCAAGAAAT TGGAAAAGAGAAAGGAAGCCATAGGTGAAGCAATCgacaaaacacagaaaaggaAGCTAG aaaAACAGGAGGAAAAGTTGAAGAACAACAACAGAGACTTGTCCCTG GTGAAGATGAAGTCCATGTTCGCCATTGGGTTTTGCTTCACTGCCCTTATGAGCATGTTCAACTCCAT ATTTGATGGGCGTGTGGTTGCCAAGCTGCCCTTCCTgcccttctccctgctgcaggGACTGTCCCACCGTAACCTGATGGGGGAGGACTACACGGACTGCTCCTTCATCTTCCTGTACATCCTGTGCACCATGTCTATCAGACAG AACATCCAGAAGATGCTTGGATTCGCTCCATCACGAGCAGCCAACAAGCAAGCAGGAGGGTTCctgggcccccctccccaacctccCAAGtag
- the LOC136442753 gene encoding uncharacterized protein isoform X1: MHNQKTTRHLSDLKLSVSELQQKTDNLANVSYGLRQADDLCEWDGNYKTCYGDFAYCCGLHEFECCDDGYYVYSAWWFWLIWVFLIIFIMACSYVVRRRCLATHTGTVIIQRTTAPPPTVYGATYGTQPHQYNATTPPLYQNQSDKQPLLH; the protein is encoded by the exons ATGCATAACCAGAAGACAACTCGTCATCTGTCGGACCTGAAGCTGTCAGTCAGCGAGCTTCAGCAAAAGACCGACAATCTTGCAAACGTGTCTTATGGGTTGCGACAG GCTGACGACCTCTGCGAATGGGACGGCAACTATAAAACCTGCTACG GTGATTTTGCATACTGCTGCGGACTACACGAGTTTGAATGTTGCGACGACGGCTACTATGTGTACAGCGCTTGgt GGTTCTGGCTGATTTGGGTGTTTCTGATCATCTTCATCATGGCTTGTAGTTATGTTGTGCGGAGGCGCTGCCTAGCGACCCATACCGGTACTGTTATCATCCAAAGGACCACCGCGCCACCACCAACGGTCTATGGGGCAACCTACGGTACACAACCTCATCAGTACAACGCCACTACACCACCTCTGTACCAAAACCAG TCAGATAAGCAACCACTCTTGCACTAG